The Acidobacteriota bacterium genome has a segment encoding these proteins:
- a CDS encoding fibronectin type III domain-containing protein — protein MTRRPALPILLGLALVLGACGKKGPLLPPVSRVPQAPENIRIYQQGAQLMIEWTNPQSYVDGNPLGPVEEMEIWVWEPPAGEETASDPPSPREMSKRGRLEKRLSAEDMENLKRPESPGQEVPVYRYVRPLGEGEIGAPAKAYALRARDQRRRPSAFSKPLPFEARDLPLPPRKPAAKVFEDRVEITWQVSESTIGGKKPVNVSGYNVYKMDEAGVWRRLTDKPASALQYGDGPPVFGRPVRYIVRAVLPVPQVPQRFLESDDSEILELIPEDVFPPAAPEGLTSVSGRGFISISWRPNREKDLKGYRVWRRAAKETDFRLLTSDPIPQAVFMDEEVKPGRAYVYAVAAVDNAGNTSPRTELAVESDKDGPR, from the coding sequence ATGACGCGTCGTCCCGCCCTGCCCATCCTTCTCGGCCTTGCCCTTGTCTTGGGCGCCTGTGGAAAAAAGGGGCCGCTTCTTCCGCCCGTTTCCCGGGTGCCTCAAGCCCCGGAGAACATCCGGATTTATCAACAGGGGGCGCAATTGATGATCGAATGGACGAATCCGCAAAGTTATGTTGACGGAAATCCGCTCGGTCCCGTCGAGGAGATGGAAATCTGGGTTTGGGAGCCGCCTGCGGGGGAGGAAACGGCGTCGGATCCGCCGTCCCCGCGTGAGATGTCCAAGCGGGGCCGGTTGGAAAAACGTCTTTCCGCAGAGGACATGGAAAATCTGAAGCGGCCGGAAAGCCCCGGTCAAGAAGTCCCTGTGTATCGTTATGTCCGCCCTCTCGGCGAGGGAGAAATCGGGGCCCCCGCCAAAGCCTATGCGTTGCGGGCCCGTGACCAAAGACGACGACCTTCCGCATTTTCCAAACCCCTCCCTTTCGAAGCCCGCGATCTGCCTTTGCCGCCGCGAAAACCGGCCGCGAAGGTTTTCGAGGATCGGGTCGAAATCACGTGGCAGGTTTCCGAATCCACGATCGGCGGCAAAAAACCGGTCAATGTTTCGGGCTACAATGTCTATAAAATGGACGAGGCCGGTGTTTGGCGACGTTTGACGGATAAACCGGCGTCCGCCCTTCAATACGGCGACGGGCCTCCCGTTTTCGGGCGTCCCGTCCGGTATATCGTGCGGGCCGTCCTGCCCGTTCCTCAAGTTCCCCAGCGCTTTCTCGAAAGCGACGATTCCGAAATTCTTGAGTTGATCCCTGAGGATGTTTTCCCTCCGGCGGCGCCGGAGGGTCTGACTTCGGTTTCGGGACGGGGATTCATCTCCATCAGTTGGCGTCCCAATCGGGAAAAAGACCTCAAGGGATACCGGGTCTGGAGAAGGGCGGCAAAAGAAACCGATTTCCGGCTTCTGACCTCCGATCCGATCCCCCAAGCCGTTTTCATGGACGAAGAGGTCAAGCCGGGCCGGGCCTATGTGTATGCCGTAGCGGCCGTCGACAACGCCGGCAACACGAGTCCCCGAACGGAACTCGCCGTGGAAAGCGACAAGGATGGGCCGCGATGA
- a CDS encoding fumarylacetoacetate hydrolase family protein, with protein sequence MKIYRFRRDTEIRMGVLREEHLFPVKGSIFSDFTLDADPIPIGEVKLLPPVHPTKIVCVGANYRDHAAEMSRPIPEEPLLFLKPPSALIGPFDSIVYPEMSQRVDYEGELAMVMGKTASHLREEEAMSAVLGFSCFNDVTARDLQKKDGQFTRGKSFDTFAALGPCIRTDFDPAEAEIKTFLNGRLKQSGHGRQLIFSPAFLVSFISRIMTLHPGDVVATGTPAGVGPMVPGDRVDIRIEGIGTLSNDVIANTR encoded by the coding sequence ATGAAGATCTATCGGTTTCGCCGAGATACGGAAATCCGCATGGGCGTTTTGCGGGAAGAGCACCTGTTTCCCGTCAAGGGATCGATTTTTTCCGACTTCACCCTTGACGCCGATCCGATTCCCATTGGAGAGGTCAAACTGCTCCCTCCGGTCCATCCGACAAAAATCGTCTGTGTCGGGGCCAATTACCGGGATCACGCCGCGGAAATGTCGCGGCCGATTCCCGAAGAACCCCTGCTCTTTCTCAAGCCGCCGTCCGCTCTGATCGGCCCTTTCGATTCGATTGTCTATCCGGAGATGTCGCAACGCGTCGATTATGAAGGGGAATTGGCAATGGTCATGGGTAAAACGGCGTCCCATTTGAGAGAAGAGGAAGCCATGTCCGCTGTTTTAGGCTTTTCCTGTTTCAATGATGTCACGGCCCGGGATCTTCAGAAAAAGGACGGTCAATTCACCCGGGGCAAGTCCTTCGACACGTTCGCCGCTCTCGGTCCCTGTATCCGGACGGATTTCGACCCGGCTGAAGCCGAAATCAAAACTTTTCTGAACGGCCGGCTGAAACAGTCGGGACACGGCCGCCAACTCATTTTTTCGCCGGCTTTTCTGGTGTCGTTCATTTCGCGGATCATGACCCTCCATCCCGGCGACGTCGTGGCCACCGGAACTCCCGCCGGCGTCGGCCCCATGGTTCCCGGCGACAGGGTGGACATCCGCATCGAAGGCATCGGGACATTATCGAATGATGTCATCGCGAATACCCGGTAA
- the fsa gene encoding fructose-6-phosphate aldolase — protein MKFFLDTASLKEIREIASWGILDGVTTNPSLMAREDRPFQEIAAEICRIVPGPVSLECVSTEAESMVAEGRKLAALAPNVVIKIPVGIEGLKAARKLSEEGLAVNMTLVFSPAQALLAAKAGSRYVSPFIGRLDDISEQGMFLVEQIVEMFGHYAFETEVIVASIRQPRQVVDAALIGADIVTLPYAVMGKLVRHPLTDIGLDAFLKDWEKSGKQGL, from the coding sequence ATGAAGTTTTTTCTTGACACGGCCAGTCTCAAAGAGATTCGGGAGATCGCGTCTTGGGGCATCCTGGACGGAGTCACGACGAATCCGTCGCTTATGGCCAGGGAAGACCGGCCCTTCCAGGAAATCGCCGCCGAGATCTGCCGGATCGTTCCCGGTCCCGTCAGCCTGGAATGTGTCTCGACGGAAGCGGAGTCCATGGTCGCGGAAGGACGCAAACTGGCCGCGCTGGCTCCTAATGTCGTCATCAAGATCCCCGTGGGAATCGAAGGCCTCAAGGCCGCGCGTAAACTCTCGGAGGAGGGGTTGGCCGTCAACATGACGCTGGTCTTTTCCCCGGCACAGGCTCTTCTTGCGGCCAAGGCCGGCTCCCGCTATGTCAGCCCGTTCATCGGCCGCCTGGACGACATTTCCGAGCAGGGCATGTTTCTTGTCGAACAGATCGTCGAGATGTTCGGACATTATGCCTTCGAGACCGAAGTCATCGTGGCCAGCATCCGCCAGCCGCGCCAGGTTGTGGATGCCGCGCTGATCGGCGCGGATATCGTCACCCTGCCTTACGCGGTCATGGGGAAGCTGGTACGCCATCCGCTGACCGATATCGGTTTGGACGCATTCCTCAAGGATTGGGAAAAATCCGGGAAACAGGGGCTTTGA